The DNA window GCATGCCAGTCGTGTGGCCCCCGTTCTGCTTCGCGTACGACGTGGTTGCCGCCGGCTACCTCGCGTGGCTGCTCAAGCGCGGTCGCGTTCCCGTCCGGCCGAAAGCGGAACTCCCGCATCAGGCGGGGTGAATAGATCATGAGCATCGGGGCAGACCACATCGCCGGCGCAATTGCCGTTGGCATTGGTGCGACCATGGTAATGGATCTTTGGAATCTGTTCCTGAAGCGCGCGTTTGGCATTGCATCACTCAACTACTGCTTGCTCGGGCGCTGGCTTCGCCACATGCCGGGAGGCACTTTCAGGCATAAGAAGATCACCGCCGCGCCGCAGAAGTCATTTGAGTGCGCGACCGGCTGGATGGCCCATTACACCATTGGTGTCACGTTCGCGCTGGTGCTTGTTGTGGCTACCTCCGGTGACTGGCTCTTGCAACCCACCTTGCTGCCCGCGCTGCTATACGGCATTGCCACCGTGGTCTTTCCGTTCTTCATCATGCAGCCGTCGCTTGGCCTCGGCATTGCCTCATCGAGAACCCCGAAGCCAGCGCAGGCCAGACTGAAGAGCCTTGCAACGCACACCGTGTTCGGACTCGGGCTGTACGTGTGCGCCAGGGGAGTAAGCTACCTGCTTCGGGCCCGCGCCTGACAACTCCTTCAGGTCCGTGAGTATGCTGATCGGCCTGATTCTCCTGTCCCTCGCGGCACCCGCCGCTGCTGCCGACGGGGTGACGATCGGGGTTGGATGAAGAAAACAAGAATCGCAATTGTCGTGTTGCTGGTAGTGGCGGCCGCGTACGGCGCGTGCTTCATGGTTCTTTTCTGCGACCCCAGCCCGTCTCCGCCCCCCAGGTACACCATTCTCGTCAACGAACCCAATGTGTTCGCGGGCGGCTATCTTGACGAGACATCCCACTTGGCCGTGTCGCCCAACGAGCAGTGGATGGTGTATGCAGCCTTTCGGAGCGGCAATGCCCTGTACGTCAGCACTCTCGATATCCATGTTTACGATCTCCGCTCAGACACTGATTGCCGGGTCGCAACCCACGTAGAGAATGAAGCAAATGTCCCGGAACGGCTCGCGACGCACATGGAGGCATCGTGCTGGCTCGATGAGGGTCTTGCGTTTCCGTGGGAACCCTCCGGCTATGCAAAAGGGTTTCTCCGGGGGAGGGTATACCATGCGGTTGTCGTGGCTGACAGCTGTGAAATGCGAATGATCGAAAGCGATTCGTTGCAATGGACTTGTGGTTCGCCATCTGAGCGCGCACGTGCAATTGGGTACCAGGTAACCCGCAACTCGATCGAGTCGCGGGCGTGGAATGGTGACAGAGCCGGCTCTTCCGTCTACCGGGCAACCTGGAAGGGCTCGAACGAACAAGATCAAATTGCCATCCTTGAACGAATCGAGGCCAATGGCAACGCGGTCGAACTGACGCGGCGGAGGAGCCGCTTTGGTGGTTGGGAAATCCAGAGTTTGAGCATCAGTCCCGGCGAGCGCTATGTGGCGTACCTGGCGCGTGAGTATTCGCATTGGGATTATCCAATGCTCGCCTTGTGGCCGGTACGCCCGCGCGACATCCGCCTGTTCATTGTCGATACGCAGACCGGGATCGAGTACGCACTTGGAGCGGCAGAGGACCTGCACAGTGCAACGTGGACACAGGACGGCAAGGCGCTATACTTCATCGAGCGCAACAAGGGAATCTGCCGGATCCGCATGGATGAGCTGGACGACTAGTCTGTCACAACGGGTTCATGCGCCAGTTGGCCAGGAAGGCACAAGATGAAGAAGGTCTATTCAGCGAAGAATGAAAGCGAGCTCGTGGTGTTGCGCTCCGTCCTCGACGCC is part of the Candidatus Krumholzibacteriia bacterium genome and encodes:
- a CDS encoding DUF2938 domain-containing protein produces the protein MSIGADHIAGAIAVGIGATMVMDLWNLFLKRAFGIASLNYCLLGRWLRHMPGGTFRHKKITAAPQKSFECATGWMAHYTIGVTFALVLVVATSGDWLLQPTLLPALLYGIATVVFPFFIMQPSLGLGIASSRTPKPAQARLKSLATHTVFGLGLYVCARGVSYLLRARA